Proteins found in one Venturia canescens isolate UGA chromosome 6, ASM1945775v1, whole genome shotgun sequence genomic segment:
- the ATP8B gene encoding probable phospholipid-transporting ATPase IM isoform X4, whose protein sequence is MLSARSCRGKMSGKKERLQDNCSRKEKAAPTGGSSSSSSSITVQGQRFQCCSFRRRDDHEKVRDESADVAGEEGGTSPIESGDGSRGAGSAAGEDSSVQKGILTSSGGTRKKKRKRRKSKNKLEQQQQPQQPHHRLHLHRHRNNNHQQQQQQQQQQHHHHHHHHHHHHHHLPASSSSHVVVNFASSCDELEPAGGECSKSRGSSSSLGGPSTTATRHTTLRESLLSVLGKLVVWKGTRYRATPTSSTSAVPNSPPATECIGRSTVFFSSKTERRIRANNREYNSQFNYANNYIKTSKYSVLTFLPLNLFEQFQRLANFYFLCLLVLQMIPAISSLTPITTAIPLIGVLMLTAVKDAYDDFQRHSSDSQVNNRRSQTLRGTNLRVEKWSQVQVGDVIRMENDQFVAADVLLLSTSEPNGLCYIETAELDGETNLKCRQCLIETAEMMDNNELVGEFDGEIVCETPNNLLNKFDGTLTWRGNRYVLDNDKIILRGCVLRNTQWCYGVVIFAGRDTKLMQNSGKTKFKRTSIDRLLNLLIIGIVFFLLSLCAFCMIGCGIWESLVGRYFQVYLPWDSLVPSEPLGGATVIALLVFFSYSIVLNTVVPISLYVSVEVIRFVQSFLINWDEEMYHAPTNTHAKARTTTLNEELGQIEYIFSDKTGTLTQNIMTFNKCSVAGKSYGDIIDDVTGEVIDLSEKVAKTIPTGGTMHWKNGQEFVHRVNSPISGANARLLEQADGMSSTTPEPNIIEGSTLHAESSTVPPLDFSFNKDYEEDFKFYDPALLEAVRKDNEDVHSFFRLLALCHTVMPEEKHGRLEYQAQSPDEAALVSAARNFGFVFRERSPNSITIDVAENREVYELLCILDFNNVRKRMSVILRRNGHLRLYCKGADNVIYERLKSDSEDIKNKTLEHLNKFAGEGLRTLCLSVRDLDESFFNDWKQRHQEAAVSTEDRDDKLDAIYEEIEKDMTLLGATAIEDKLQDGVPQSIANLGLAGIKLWVLTGDKQETAINIGYSCQLLTDDLTDVFIVDATTYDGVETQLTRFLETIKTASNHQNRPALSIVTFSSDTDYNHRDEPEEHEPELPTGFAVVINGHSLVHALHPQLELLFLEVSSQCKSVICCRVTPLQKAMVVELIKKNKEAVTLAIGDGANDVSMIKAAHIGVGISGQEGLQAVLASDYSIGQFRFLERLLLVHGRWSYYRMCKFLRYFFYKNFAFTLCHIWFAFFCGFSAQTVFDPMYISVYNLFYTSLPVLSVGIFDQDVNDKNSLLYPKLYTPGHKNLLFNKKEFCWSALHGFFASCVLFLVPYGTYKDGVSPKGYVLSDHMLLGSVVATILVIVVTVQIALDTSYWTIVNHIMVWGSVIWYFILDYFYNFIIGGSYVGSLTMAMSEATFWFTTVITCIILVIPVLSWRFFFIDVRPTLSDRVRLKQRLAQLRSRQSQDILRTPSTRRTRRSLRSGYAFAHQEGFGRLITSGKIMRKLPNGSDFKFAMPFTNNVSKQVNVATTSPKDSASRNSHSLDTINL, encoded by the exons ATGTTGTCAGCTCGAAGCTGCAGGGGAAAAATGTcaggaaaaaaagaacgacTTCAGGATAATTGTTCGAGGAAGGAAAAAGCCGCTCCGACGGGAggctcgtcctcgtcctcttcCTCCATCACCGTCCAAGGACAACGCTTTCAATGCTGCTCCTTTCGGCGCCGGGACGACCACGAG AAGGTGAGAGACGAGAGCGCGGACGTCGCGGGGGAGGAAGGAGGAACGAGTCCGATCGAGAGCGGAGATGGATCTCGGGGCGCGGGCTCCGCCGCCGGGGAGGATTCGAGCGTGCAAAAAGGCATATTGACGAGCTCGGGTGGGACTCGTAAGAAGAAGCGGAAACgacgaaaaagtaaaaacaaactcgagcaacagcagcagcctCAACAGCCTCATCATCGTCTCCATCTTCATCGACACCGCAACAACAATCatcagcaacagcaacagcagcagcagcagcagcatcatcatcaccaccaccaccatcatcatcatcatcaccatctTCCGGCCTCGTCTTCTAGCCACGTGGTCGTTAATTTCGCCTCATCCTGTGACGAGCTCGAGCCAGCAGGCGGCGAATGCTCCAAGTCTCGCGGCTCGAGCAGCAGTCTCGGTGGACCGAGCACCACAGCGACCAGACACACGACCCTCCGCGAGTCCCTGCTGTCCGTACTCGGGAAACTGGTCGTTTGGAAGGGCACGAGATATCGCGCGACCCCGACGAGCTCGACCTCGGCAGTCCCCAATTCACCACCCGCTACCGAGTGCATCGGGCGCAGTACCGTCTTTTTCTCCAGCA AAACGGAGAGGAGGATTCGCGCGAATAATCGCGAGTACAACTCACAATTTAATTATGCG AACAACTACATCAAGACGTCCAAGTATTCGGTTCTGACGTTCCTGCCATTGAATTTGTTTGAACAATTTCAACGGCTCGCCAACTTCTACTTCCTATGCCTACTGGTGCTTCAGATGATACCCGCGATATCCTCCCTCACCCCAATCACCACAGCAATACCTCTTATCGGGGTTCTCATGCTCACTGCCGTCAAAGATGCCTACGACGACTTT CAACGACACAGCAGCGATTCGCAAGTAAATAATAGAAGATCGCAAACTCTACGGGGGACAAATTTGAGGGTGGAAAAATGGTCTCAGGTCCAAGTGGGTGATGTAATAAGAATGGAGAACGATCAATTTGTCGCTGCCGATGTGCTGTTACTTTCAACGAGCGAACCAAATGGCCTCTGTTACATCGAGACGGCGGAACTCGATGG GGAGACGAATCTCAAGTGTCGACAGTGCTTGATCGAGACGGCCGAGATGATGGACAACAACGAACTTGTTGGGGAATTCGATGGCGAAATAGTCTGCGAAACTCCAAACAATCTTTTGAACAAGTTTGACGGGACGCTCACGTGGAGGGGTAACAG ATACGTGCTCGACAACGACAAAATAATCCTGAGGGGTTGCGTGTTGAGGAACACGCAATGGTGCTACGGCGTGGTGATCTTTGCTGGCAGAGACACGAAGCTCATGCAAAACTCGGGAAAGACGAAATTCAAGAGGACTTCGATCGACAGACTGCTTAATCTCCTCATCATCGGAATAGTATTCTTCTTGCTGTCATTGTGCGCATTCTGCATGATCGGTTGCGGAATATGGGAGAGCCTCGTCGGACGTTATTTTCAAGTGTATTTACCGTGGGACTCGCTGGTTCCGAGTGAGCCGCTCGGTGGTGCAACCGTGATAGCTCTCCTCGTTTTCTTCTCTTACTCAATCGTATTGAACACCGTCGTACCAATCAGTCTTTACGTCAGTGTCGAGGTTATTAGATTTGTACAATCCTTTCTAATCAATTGGGACGAGGAAATGTATCACGCCCCGACCAACACCCACGCTAAGGCAAGGACTACGACTCTTAACGAGGAACTTGGACAgattgaatatattttttctgacAAAACGGGAACTTTGACGCAAAATATAATGACTTTTAACAAGTGCTCGGTCGCGGGTAAAAGTTACGGAGACATAATCGACGACGTTACCGGTGAAGTCATCGATCTCAGCGAG AAAGTGGCGAAAACTATCCCGACGGGGGGGACGATGCATTGGAAAAACGGCCAGGAATTTGTGCATCGAGTTAATAGCCCGATTAGCGGTGCAAACGCGCGTCTACTGGAACAAGCGGATGGAATGTCGAGCACGACGCCGGAGCCCAACATCATCGAAGGTTCTACGCTTCACGCAGAGTCCTCA ACCGTGCCACCGCTGGATTTCTCCTTCAACAAGGATTACGAGGAAGATTTCAAATTCTACGATCCGGCGCTCCTGGAAGCAGTGAGAAAGGACAACGAGGACGTTCACAGTTTCTTTCGTCTGTTGGCTCTCTGTCATACGGTAATGCCCGAAGAGAAACATGGGAGACTCGAGTATCAGGCACAATCGCCCGACGAAGCGGCCCTCGTCTCAGCAGCGAGAAACTTTGGCTTCGTATTTCGTGAACGCTCGCCAAACAGCATAACGATCGACGTTGCCGAAAATCGTGAGGTTTACGAATTGTTGTGTATCCTCGATTTCAATAACGTGAGAAAACGAATGTCCGTAATATTGCGTAGAAATGGGCATTTGCGACTCTATTGCAAAGGCGCTGATAACGTTATTTACGAGAGACTGAAGAGCGACAGCGAGGATATTAAGAACAAGACGCTCGAGCATCTTAATAAATTTGCGGGAGAAGGACTCCGGACCCTTTGTCTTTCCGTACGCGATCTCGATGAGAGCTTTTTTAATGACTGGAAACAAAGGCATCAGGAAGCCGCAGTTAGCACAGAGGATCGCGACGACAAACTCGACGCGATATACGAGGAAATCGAAAAAGACATGACGCTTCTCGGTGCGACTGCTATAGAGGATAAATTGCAGGACGGTGTGCCTCAGTCCATTGCTAATTTGGGTCTCGCTGGTATCAAACTTTGGGTTCTTACCGGTGACAAACAGG AAACGGCTATAAACATTGGCTACTCTTGCCAACTGCTCACCGATGATCTCACGGATGTATTTATCGTCGACGCGACGACTTACGATGGTGTAGAGACCCAGTTGACACGGTTTCTCGAAACAATAAAGACGGCCTCGAATCATCAAAACAGGCCGGCTCTCTCCATCGTCACATTCAG CAGCGATACAGACTACAACCACAGGGATGAGCCTGAAGAACACGAACCAGAATTGCCGACCGGATTTGCCGTCGTTATCAACGGACATTCTCTCGTCCACGCGCTCCATCCACAGCTTGAATTGCTCTTTCTCGAAGTCTCCAGCCAAT GCAAATCAGTAATATGCTGCCGCGTAACGCCGCTTCAAAAGGCAATGGTCGTCGAATTGATTAAAAAGAACAAAGAAGCAGTAACACTAGCTATCGGGGATGGTGCGAACGACGTCTCGATGATAAAAGCGGCCCACATCGGCGTCGGGATCAGCGGTCAAGAGGGCCTCCAAGCTGTCTTGGCTTCGGACTATTCGATAGGACAATTTAGATTTTTAGAGAGACTGCTGCTCGTCCACGGCCGATGGTCGTATTATAGAATGTGTAAATTTCTTAGGTACTTTTTTTACAAGAACTTTGCCTTCACCCTGTGTCACATCTGGTTTGCCTTCTTTTGTGGATTCAGCGCACAG ACCGTATTCGATCCAATGTACATTTCTGTCTATAATCTGTTTTACACGTCACTGCCAGTCTTGTCCGTCGGTATATTCGATCAGGACGTCAATGACAAAAACAGTTTATTGTATCCGAAGCTGTACACACCGGGACATAAAAATTTGCTCTTCAATAAGAAGGAATTTTGTTGGAGCGCTCTGCATGGATTTTTTGCCAGTTGTGTCCTTTTTTTGGTACCTTACG gAACTTACAAGGACGGAGTGTCGCCCAAGGGCTATGTACTTTCCGATCACATGTTGCTGGGCAGCGTGGTAGCTACTATATTAGTCATAGTCGTTACGGTTCAAATAGCTCTGGACACATCCTATTGGACGATTGTCAATCATATTATGGTGTGGGGCTCGGTCATATGGTATTTCATTCTAGATTATTTCTACAATTTCATCATAGGCGGGAGTTACGTCGGTAGTCTTACAATG GCAATGTCCGAAGCGACTTTCTGGTTCACAACGGTAATAACGTGTATAATACTTGTGATACCAGTCCTCTCGTGGAGATTCTTCTTCATAGACGTAAGGCCAACGTTGTCAGACAGAGTTCGTCTCAAGCAGAGACTCGCGCAATTGCGTTCTCGACAGAGTCAGGATATACTGCGTACACCTTCGACAAGGCGTACCCGAAGATCCCTACGTTCAGGTTACGCGTTTGCCCATCAAGAAGGTTTCGGAAGGCTCATAACTTCTGGAAAAATAATGCGGAAATTGCCGAACGGCTCGGACTTCAAGTTCGCGATGCCATTCACGAACAACGTCTCGAAGCAAGTGAATGTCGCGACAACTTCGCCCAAGGACAGTGCCTCGCGCAACTCTCACAGCTTGGACACTATTAATCTGTGA
- the ATP8B gene encoding probable phospholipid-transporting ATPase IM isoform X9 — MSRSAATRPVEETERRIRANNREYNSQFNYANNYIKTSKYSVLTFLPLNLFEQFQRLANFYFLCLLVLQMIPAISSLTPITTAIPLIGVLMLTAVKDAYDDFQRHSSDSQVNNRRSQTLRGTNLRVEKWSQVQVGDVIRMENDQFVAADVLLLSTSEPNGLCYIETAELDGETNLKCRQCLIETAEMMDNNELVGEFDGEIVCETPNNLLNKFDGTLTWRGNRYVLDNDKIILRGCVLRNTQWCYGVVIFAGRDTKLMQNSGKTKFKRTSIDRLLNLLIIGIVFFLLSLCAFCMIGCGIWESLVGRYFQVYLPWDSLVPSEPLGGATVIALLVFFSYSIVLNTVVPISLYVSVEVIRFVQSFLINWDEEMYHAPTNTHAKARTTTLNEELGQIEYIFSDKTGTLTQNIMTFNKCSVAGKSYGDIIDDVTGEVIDLSEKVAKTIPTGGTMHWKNGQEFVHRVNSPISGANARLLEQADGMSSTTPEPNIIEGSTLHAESSTVPPLDFSFNKDYEEDFKFYDPALLEAVRKDNEDVHSFFRLLALCHTVMPEEKHGRLEYQAQSPDEAALVSAARNFGFVFRERSPNSITIDVAENREVYELLCILDFNNVRKRMSVILRRNGHLRLYCKGADNVIYERLKSDSEDIKNKTLEHLNKFAGEGLRTLCLSVRDLDESFFNDWKQRHQEAAVSTEDRDDKLDAIYEEIEKDMTLLGATAIEDKLQDGVPQSIANLGLAGIKLWVLTGDKQETAINIGYSCQLLTDDLTDVFIVDATTYDGVETQLTRFLETIKTASNHQNRPALSIVTFRWDKESSDTDYNHRDEPEEHEPELPTGFAVVINGHSLVHALHPQLELLFLEVSSQCKSVICCRVTPLQKAMVVELIKKNKEAVTLAIGDGANDVSMIKAAHIGVGISGQEGLQAVLASDYSIGQFRFLERLLLVHGRWSYYRMCKFLRYFFYKNFAFTLCHIWFAFFCGFSAQTVFDPMYISVYNLFYTSLPVLSVGIFDQDVNDKNSLLYPKLYTPGHKNLLFNKKEFCWSALHGFFASCVLFLVPYGTYKDGVSPKGYVLSDHMLLGSVVATILVIVVTVQIALDTSYWTIVNHIMVWGSVIWYFILDYFYNFIIGGSYVGSLTMAMSEATFWFTTVITCIILVIPVLSWRFFFIDVRPTLSDRVRLKQRLAQLRSRQSQDILRTPSTRRTRRSLRSGYAFAHQEGFGRLITSGKIMRKLPNGSDFKFAMPFTNNVSKQVNVATTSPKDSASRNSHSLDTINL, encoded by the exons AAACGGAGAGGAGGATTCGCGCGAATAATCGCGAGTACAACTCACAATTTAATTATGCG AACAACTACATCAAGACGTCCAAGTATTCGGTTCTGACGTTCCTGCCATTGAATTTGTTTGAACAATTTCAACGGCTCGCCAACTTCTACTTCCTATGCCTACTGGTGCTTCAGATGATACCCGCGATATCCTCCCTCACCCCAATCACCACAGCAATACCTCTTATCGGGGTTCTCATGCTCACTGCCGTCAAAGATGCCTACGACGACTTT CAACGACACAGCAGCGATTCGCAAGTAAATAATAGAAGATCGCAAACTCTACGGGGGACAAATTTGAGGGTGGAAAAATGGTCTCAGGTCCAAGTGGGTGATGTAATAAGAATGGAGAACGATCAATTTGTCGCTGCCGATGTGCTGTTACTTTCAACGAGCGAACCAAATGGCCTCTGTTACATCGAGACGGCGGAACTCGATGG GGAGACGAATCTCAAGTGTCGACAGTGCTTGATCGAGACGGCCGAGATGATGGACAACAACGAACTTGTTGGGGAATTCGATGGCGAAATAGTCTGCGAAACTCCAAACAATCTTTTGAACAAGTTTGACGGGACGCTCACGTGGAGGGGTAACAG ATACGTGCTCGACAACGACAAAATAATCCTGAGGGGTTGCGTGTTGAGGAACACGCAATGGTGCTACGGCGTGGTGATCTTTGCTGGCAGAGACACGAAGCTCATGCAAAACTCGGGAAAGACGAAATTCAAGAGGACTTCGATCGACAGACTGCTTAATCTCCTCATCATCGGAATAGTATTCTTCTTGCTGTCATTGTGCGCATTCTGCATGATCGGTTGCGGAATATGGGAGAGCCTCGTCGGACGTTATTTTCAAGTGTATTTACCGTGGGACTCGCTGGTTCCGAGTGAGCCGCTCGGTGGTGCAACCGTGATAGCTCTCCTCGTTTTCTTCTCTTACTCAATCGTATTGAACACCGTCGTACCAATCAGTCTTTACGTCAGTGTCGAGGTTATTAGATTTGTACAATCCTTTCTAATCAATTGGGACGAGGAAATGTATCACGCCCCGACCAACACCCACGCTAAGGCAAGGACTACGACTCTTAACGAGGAACTTGGACAgattgaatatattttttctgacAAAACGGGAACTTTGACGCAAAATATAATGACTTTTAACAAGTGCTCGGTCGCGGGTAAAAGTTACGGAGACATAATCGACGACGTTACCGGTGAAGTCATCGATCTCAGCGAG AAAGTGGCGAAAACTATCCCGACGGGGGGGACGATGCATTGGAAAAACGGCCAGGAATTTGTGCATCGAGTTAATAGCCCGATTAGCGGTGCAAACGCGCGTCTACTGGAACAAGCGGATGGAATGTCGAGCACGACGCCGGAGCCCAACATCATCGAAGGTTCTACGCTTCACGCAGAGTCCTCA ACCGTGCCACCGCTGGATTTCTCCTTCAACAAGGATTACGAGGAAGATTTCAAATTCTACGATCCGGCGCTCCTGGAAGCAGTGAGAAAGGACAACGAGGACGTTCACAGTTTCTTTCGTCTGTTGGCTCTCTGTCATACGGTAATGCCCGAAGAGAAACATGGGAGACTCGAGTATCAGGCACAATCGCCCGACGAAGCGGCCCTCGTCTCAGCAGCGAGAAACTTTGGCTTCGTATTTCGTGAACGCTCGCCAAACAGCATAACGATCGACGTTGCCGAAAATCGTGAGGTTTACGAATTGTTGTGTATCCTCGATTTCAATAACGTGAGAAAACGAATGTCCGTAATATTGCGTAGAAATGGGCATTTGCGACTCTATTGCAAAGGCGCTGATAACGTTATTTACGAGAGACTGAAGAGCGACAGCGAGGATATTAAGAACAAGACGCTCGAGCATCTTAATAAATTTGCGGGAGAAGGACTCCGGACCCTTTGTCTTTCCGTACGCGATCTCGATGAGAGCTTTTTTAATGACTGGAAACAAAGGCATCAGGAAGCCGCAGTTAGCACAGAGGATCGCGACGACAAACTCGACGCGATATACGAGGAAATCGAAAAAGACATGACGCTTCTCGGTGCGACTGCTATAGAGGATAAATTGCAGGACGGTGTGCCTCAGTCCATTGCTAATTTGGGTCTCGCTGGTATCAAACTTTGGGTTCTTACCGGTGACAAACAGG AAACGGCTATAAACATTGGCTACTCTTGCCAACTGCTCACCGATGATCTCACGGATGTATTTATCGTCGACGCGACGACTTACGATGGTGTAGAGACCCAGTTGACACGGTTTCTCGAAACAATAAAGACGGCCTCGAATCATCAAAACAGGCCGGCTCTCTCCATCGTCACATTCAGGTGGGACAAGGAAAG CAGCGATACAGACTACAACCACAGGGATGAGCCTGAAGAACACGAACCAGAATTGCCGACCGGATTTGCCGTCGTTATCAACGGACATTCTCTCGTCCACGCGCTCCATCCACAGCTTGAATTGCTCTTTCTCGAAGTCTCCAGCCAAT GCAAATCAGTAATATGCTGCCGCGTAACGCCGCTTCAAAAGGCAATGGTCGTCGAATTGATTAAAAAGAACAAAGAAGCAGTAACACTAGCTATCGGGGATGGTGCGAACGACGTCTCGATGATAAAAGCGGCCCACATCGGCGTCGGGATCAGCGGTCAAGAGGGCCTCCAAGCTGTCTTGGCTTCGGACTATTCGATAGGACAATTTAGATTTTTAGAGAGACTGCTGCTCGTCCACGGCCGATGGTCGTATTATAGAATGTGTAAATTTCTTAGGTACTTTTTTTACAAGAACTTTGCCTTCACCCTGTGTCACATCTGGTTTGCCTTCTTTTGTGGATTCAGCGCACAG ACCGTATTCGATCCAATGTACATTTCTGTCTATAATCTGTTTTACACGTCACTGCCAGTCTTGTCCGTCGGTATATTCGATCAGGACGTCAATGACAAAAACAGTTTATTGTATCCGAAGCTGTACACACCGGGACATAAAAATTTGCTCTTCAATAAGAAGGAATTTTGTTGGAGCGCTCTGCATGGATTTTTTGCCAGTTGTGTCCTTTTTTTGGTACCTTACG gAACTTACAAGGACGGAGTGTCGCCCAAGGGCTATGTACTTTCCGATCACATGTTGCTGGGCAGCGTGGTAGCTACTATATTAGTCATAGTCGTTACGGTTCAAATAGCTCTGGACACATCCTATTGGACGATTGTCAATCATATTATGGTGTGGGGCTCGGTCATATGGTATTTCATTCTAGATTATTTCTACAATTTCATCATAGGCGGGAGTTACGTCGGTAGTCTTACAATG GCAATGTCCGAAGCGACTTTCTGGTTCACAACGGTAATAACGTGTATAATACTTGTGATACCAGTCCTCTCGTGGAGATTCTTCTTCATAGACGTAAGGCCAACGTTGTCAGACAGAGTTCGTCTCAAGCAGAGACTCGCGCAATTGCGTTCTCGACAGAGTCAGGATATACTGCGTACACCTTCGACAAGGCGTACCCGAAGATCCCTACGTTCAGGTTACGCGTTTGCCCATCAAGAAGGTTTCGGAAGGCTCATAACTTCTGGAAAAATAATGCGGAAATTGCCGAACGGCTCGGACTTCAAGTTCGCGATGCCATTCACGAACAACGTCTCGAAGCAAGTGAATGTCGCGACAACTTCGCCCAAGGACAGTGCCTCGCGCAACTCTCACAGCTTGGACACTATTAATCTGTGA